One genomic region from Natrinema caseinilyticum encodes:
- a CDS encoding DEAD/DEAH box helicase, giving the protein MNTPRDRLDTAVDRAAEVTWWNRQITKLTDVDDINNAQQFVENDIIERKGPYVEFVDAPAFHEQTAADFLSGLDYHDHIVDAITAELFSGDRSGSLYQHQAETISAIESNSDDNILAVPTATGKTEAFFLPILDHCLSTDEEGLKSIVLYPMKTLGVDQLNRFVSYLDEINRRRDPSDRITIGIWDSDTPSRVGTRDHEIEVGSYVRGLECPRQKGEKLKILGGMSVGTDDHQYPWLRVTRESIRRGVDILLTGPEALDYMFVSDNEETRSILGEQPGEVPLKHIVFDEAHVWSGIQGAAISLLSRRLKSYYAERDPQITMVSATIDNPTELASDLTGSDEETINTVEFSARDFDARRTADFGRLQPCEVDNLVSTLALVHILDVDDSTLASEFNFKTALETLRAVGLVTGSDPVRLADTAGDWVTGPIGRAVERAVDDDETFPDAETVVTTERGRSQIVDAMVASSGTQSGWFEFVMESVPEVAQFATWFDTDTTGVVGFKHYDDLVDQLADVGVDDPAGVLQVVMAFGRLAGVVTEKYHTFLKPPHKVFWCRDCKRVTRDSRCPDCTADLSEMQFCRRCHQPYVEIPTTDSSDDSSFVPVGADAVDGTAAGGQCPGCDGSPQLTDVGVPTASLLSYMLTELCRVSPSKKTLVFSDSRSTAESVGDRIIDTEYGLMAETLYVDELIERGGRADNYELFRAVSDRLREEYWDPLIQNDVNEDGTAYNFLRTLLDDIESHAMLSNCDHLLDSALVTASPIYDADSLEELLVGHALYSLFSGSSNPSFSKQRMRFDGLTRGKVLDRLDSRTGYDRSVIDRHLDSALRTLFEVGVVSEVTWDEVRETIQSSTQDESVKDEVFDFVEAARETAIEHDLIADPESGVFTRIPQRDDSDLVLLPRAAFCAECYRSYPVTADGDALSTCPHCEASLDTYRRFRETDDGFVADPGYADAASEWEYAVDHWSHDVTRPIRDGAIPEYISVGIHKGNIPHSLRGAIEEGFRKDDPDVNIVSATPTMELGVDIGTLDTVAQVGIPPTLTNYVQRSGRTGRTRGSSSLVVTAIRGNHPVDSHYYGNLETFLGDFEPVRVPEPYDFDELLAGHVVTETFAYLARNPHESNVFEKMYTLDENKENLVNFINTVTNQLDILREFMLEERREVVVDHIRSVFGDRGVEAFEQVFEADGALSLDNRMEKTFSKLTGMSGEGETNKSLTEQNNRLDQWLQRLGYLANYRSFGQQFPVKFTGSNDGIQFESEGRLYDMFPGEENDLGSVMTLHGTDYIVDDVHGTSTPLTTVAICDNDECERPFQSYRPAVETCPHCESEVVETPIHGVSSVECKAARGGQKGYTTRGLQSTFIEEPTDDTAVKMTDDRSIFGMDAQFAYGQLEVTDFVYAFERWHTRGDEKDVLRSEAVIERDEAGGSSGGSWQDRMQDVEEELYRPVGQQYFTQGLAIRFDESEVRARYEEAAHESVSWPQALVSLEQSLEKAIAIVAECNRDDFRVKASTTGKDVVVYIVDSRQGGNGITWQVLDRLSAVERRVREVADCDRCRNYCDECLLLARTPAYYLDNDLLDRRTLAAIIGGVA; this is encoded by the coding sequence ATGAACACACCAAGAGACCGGCTCGATACCGCCGTAGACAGGGCCGCAGAAGTGACGTGGTGGAACCGCCAAATAACGAAACTGACGGATGTCGATGACATCAACAATGCCCAACAGTTCGTCGAAAACGATATCATCGAGCGCAAGGGCCCGTACGTCGAGTTCGTCGATGCTCCGGCGTTTCACGAACAGACTGCAGCCGACTTCCTCTCGGGACTCGATTATCACGACCATATCGTCGACGCGATTACTGCCGAGTTGTTCAGTGGTGACCGGTCAGGTTCGCTCTATCAGCATCAGGCGGAGACGATTTCGGCCATCGAATCGAACTCCGACGACAATATTTTAGCCGTCCCGACTGCGACGGGCAAAACCGAGGCGTTCTTTCTACCGATTCTCGATCACTGTCTCTCGACGGACGAAGAAGGGCTGAAGTCGATCGTTCTCTATCCGATGAAGACGCTAGGGGTGGATCAGCTCAATCGGTTCGTCTCCTATCTCGACGAGATTAACCGCCGACGTGACCCCAGTGATCGGATCACTATCGGTATTTGGGATTCAGATACCCCTTCCCGTGTGGGTACGCGCGACCACGAAATCGAAGTCGGATCATACGTCCGTGGACTGGAATGCCCCCGCCAGAAGGGGGAGAAACTCAAAATCCTCGGAGGAATGAGCGTCGGAACGGACGACCACCAGTATCCTTGGCTCCGAGTGACGCGTGAAAGTATCCGACGCGGTGTCGATATCCTGCTGACTGGGCCGGAAGCGCTTGACTACATGTTCGTTAGCGATAACGAGGAGACGCGGTCAATTCTCGGCGAGCAACCAGGAGAAGTACCGCTTAAACACATCGTTTTCGACGAGGCTCACGTCTGGAGCGGCATTCAAGGGGCTGCCATCTCGTTACTTTCGCGCCGACTCAAGTCCTACTATGCGGAGCGCGATCCCCAGATCACGATGGTTTCGGCGACAATCGATAACCCCACAGAGCTGGCGTCTGACTTGACTGGATCCGACGAAGAAACGATCAATACGGTCGAGTTTAGCGCGCGCGATTTTGACGCTCGAAGAACGGCTGATTTCGGTCGGTTACAGCCGTGTGAGGTCGACAATCTCGTATCGACGCTGGCTCTCGTTCATATTTTGGACGTCGACGATTCGACGCTTGCGTCGGAGTTTAATTTCAAGACTGCCCTCGAGACGCTCCGGGCGGTCGGATTAGTAACGGGATCAGACCCGGTCCGGCTCGCTGACACGGCAGGTGACTGGGTAACGGGACCAATCGGTCGAGCGGTCGAACGCGCCGTCGATGATGATGAAACCTTCCCCGATGCCGAGACGGTCGTTACCACCGAACGCGGACGCAGTCAAATTGTCGATGCAATGGTAGCCTCCAGCGGAACTCAGTCGGGCTGGTTCGAGTTCGTCATGGAGTCGGTTCCGGAAGTCGCACAGTTCGCGACCTGGTTCGACACGGATACGACCGGCGTGGTCGGATTCAAGCACTACGACGATCTCGTTGATCAACTGGCCGATGTCGGGGTCGACGACCCCGCGGGTGTCCTTCAGGTGGTCATGGCTTTCGGTCGACTCGCCGGGGTCGTGACGGAGAAGTACCACACCTTCCTAAAGCCGCCGCACAAGGTGTTCTGGTGCCGGGACTGCAAGCGCGTTACACGCGATAGCAGGTGTCCGGACTGCACCGCTGACCTGTCGGAGATGCAGTTCTGCCGGCGCTGTCACCAGCCGTACGTCGAAATTCCGACGACCGACTCGTCGGACGATTCGTCGTTTGTTCCGGTCGGTGCCGACGCAGTCGACGGAACCGCGGCCGGTGGCCAGTGTCCGGGCTGTGACGGCTCACCGCAGCTTACCGACGTTGGCGTCCCGACTGCATCGCTGCTGTCGTACATGTTGACCGAACTCTGTCGCGTCTCGCCGTCGAAGAAGACGCTCGTTTTCTCCGACTCTCGGAGTACCGCGGAGTCCGTCGGCGATCGAATCATCGACACGGAGTACGGACTAATGGCCGAGACGCTCTACGTCGACGAACTCATCGAGCGAGGCGGCCGCGCTGATAACTACGAACTTTTCCGGGCCGTGTCAGATCGTCTTCGTGAGGAGTACTGGGACCCGCTCATTCAAAACGACGTCAACGAGGACGGGACGGCATATAATTTCCTGCGCACACTGCTTGACGACATCGAATCACACGCGATGCTGTCTAACTGCGACCATCTGCTGGACAGCGCTCTCGTCACCGCTTCTCCTATTTACGATGCCGACAGCCTCGAGGAACTCCTCGTCGGCCACGCGTTATACTCGCTGTTCTCCGGCTCGTCGAATCCATCGTTCTCTAAGCAGCGGATGCGATTCGACGGACTGACTCGCGGAAAAGTCCTCGACCGACTCGACTCGCGGACGGGGTACGACCGATCGGTGATCGACCGTCACCTCGATTCCGCCCTACGGACGTTGTTCGAGGTCGGCGTTGTCAGCGAGGTCACGTGGGACGAGGTCAGAGAGACGATCCAGTCCTCTACCCAGGACGAGTCTGTCAAAGACGAGGTGTTCGACTTCGTCGAGGCGGCCAGAGAAACGGCGATCGAACACGATCTGATCGCCGATCCAGAGAGCGGCGTTTTCACGAGGATCCCGCAACGCGACGACAGCGATCTCGTCCTACTGCCACGTGCGGCCTTCTGTGCCGAGTGCTATCGTTCGTATCCGGTGACGGCTGACGGCGATGCACTATCGACGTGCCCTCATTGCGAAGCCTCGCTAGACACCTATCGACGGTTCAGGGAAACCGACGACGGCTTCGTTGCCGATCCGGGATACGCAGACGCTGCGAGCGAGTGGGAGTACGCTGTCGACCACTGGTCACACGATGTGACGCGGCCGATACGCGACGGTGCTATCCCGGAGTATATCTCCGTCGGAATTCATAAGGGCAACATTCCGCACTCCCTTCGAGGCGCGATCGAAGAGGGATTCCGGAAGGACGACCCCGACGTCAACATCGTTAGCGCCACCCCGACGATGGAGTTGGGTGTCGATATTGGTACTTTAGATACGGTTGCGCAGGTCGGTATCCCGCCGACACTGACCAACTACGTCCAGCGCAGCGGCCGTACCGGTCGCACGCGAGGAAGTTCATCGCTCGTCGTCACCGCTATCCGCGGAAATCATCCGGTCGACAGTCACTACTACGGTAACCTCGAGACATTCCTCGGGGACTTCGAACCGGTTCGCGTCCCGGAACCATACGACTTCGACGAACTTCTGGCGGGCCACGTCGTGACCGAGACGTTCGCCTATCTCGCACGGAACCCCCACGAGAGCAACGTCTTCGAAAAGATGTACACCCTCGATGAGAACAAGGAGAATCTGGTCAACTTCATCAATACCGTGACTAACCAACTCGACATCCTCCGGGAGTTCATGCTCGAGGAGCGCCGGGAGGTCGTCGTGGACCATATTCGATCGGTCTTCGGCGACCGCGGTGTCGAGGCCTTCGAGCAGGTCTTCGAAGCTGACGGGGCGCTATCACTGGATAATCGGATGGAAAAGACCTTCTCGAAACTGACGGGCATGTCCGGTGAGGGCGAGACCAACAAGTCGTTGACGGAACAGAACAATCGACTCGATCAATGGCTTCAACGCTTGGGATATCTCGCCAACTACCGGTCGTTCGGCCAGCAGTTCCCAGTGAAATTCACCGGATCGAACGACGGGATCCAGTTCGAGAGCGAGGGGCGGCTCTACGACATGTTCCCAGGTGAGGAGAACGACCTCGGCTCGGTGATGACGCTACACGGTACGGACTACATCGTCGATGATGTCCACGGGACGTCGACCCCATTAACGACTGTCGCGATTTGTGACAACGACGAGTGCGAACGGCCGTTCCAGAGCTATCGGCCCGCTGTCGAGACCTGCCCGCACTGCGAATCGGAGGTCGTCGAGACACCGATTCACGGTGTCAGTTCCGTGGAATGTAAGGCTGCCCGCGGAGGACAGAAAGGGTACACGACCCGTGGGCTCCAGTCGACGTTCATCGAGGAACCGACCGACGACACAGCCGTCAAAATGACCGACGACCGGTCGATTTTCGGCATGGACGCTCAATTTGCGTACGGCCAACTCGAGGTGACCGACTTCGTCTACGCCTTCGAACGGTGGCACACCAGAGGTGATGAGAAGGATGTCTTGCGCTCCGAGGCAGTCATCGAGCGCGACGAGGCTGGCGGTTCGTCTGGTGGTTCCTGGCAGGATCGAATGCAGGACGTCGAGGAGGAACTCTACCGACCAGTCGGACAGCAGTACTTCACGCAAGGGCTCGCGATCCGCTTCGACGAATCCGAGGTCCGGGCGCGCTACGAAGAGGCGGCTCACGAGTCCGTATCGTGGCCTCAGGCGCTGGTCAGTCTCGAGCAGTCCCTCGAGAAGGCGATTGCCATCGTCGCCGAATGTAATCGCGACGACTTCCGCGTGAAGGCCAGTACCACGGGCAAGGACGTCGTCGTATACATCGTCGACTCGAGACAAGGCGGCAACGGTATCACGTGGCAGGTTCTGGACCGCCTGTCGGCCGTCGAGCGTCGCGTCCGTGAAGTCGCCGACTGTGACCGCTGTCGCAATTACTGCGACGAATGTCTCCTCCTCGCGCGAACGCCGGCGTACTATCTCGATAACGACCTGCTCGACCGGCGGACGCTAGCCGCCATTATCGGAGGTGTAGCGTGA
- a CDS encoding tRNA-guanine transglycosylase gives MADFRVTSVGDDGYGRLGELDIPHGPVETPALFPVINLIGGTTKESGGVWRRMRDNLISRDHLQGIMFQAMSFTDYGVSPENLNEFWRTETFHERFENLDSPIFIDSGGFKLMNSNTFGKAPTEGGAENDWGLYTNPASILGLQLDFGSDIIATLDYPIPPKLNEEEKFKRMERSIESAVDCLRIIEEPSLLTDGQSDNERARRHLERRKAEGDEPGVFIALHGHDYETINWYVGNFLEQVDDAGLEHAFEGFAIGSLVPLRSSIDILVDIVQGAKDAIPASRSDEVGLHVFGVGGKQVSLLALLGVDSFDCSSHMQTAQYRKYLLPDKWDNIELDDLKAHLGDGGEFPCEMRNCTLCGPDSAVESYEEMMQILNSDMSYDERERRKENDEYIKSDYYGHLARHNFEVYNEELSRVREQIRQGTLLDYVIKFARRDDEIKKGLKQAQLRNQGLQRDIEKREAYDLVAGIDITSDQSKLSKFGAGVDETTENRTISLQHSPNDFDVLARDYEPPADRKVLLVVPCSQQKPYSESRTHSVLGDKLGDRRDDIHKVTVSGMYGPVPEECESEQPVLEYEYVLAKEDHAQIELVTDRLVEYLERYGDQFDHVVGYVTSKTYRQVIEDAFEQYGRGSVFPRDPKAMQLTEFFRSSNIRELVEYLNTQVAEST, from the coding sequence ATGGCAGATTTTCGGGTGACGTCGGTGGGTGACGACGGGTACGGCCGTCTGGGTGAACTCGATATCCCCCACGGGCCAGTCGAGACGCCAGCGCTTTTTCCTGTAATCAACCTAATTGGCGGGACTACGAAGGAATCGGGCGGCGTCTGGAGACGGATGCGCGATAATCTCATCTCTCGCGATCATCTCCAGGGGATTATGTTTCAAGCGATGAGTTTCACGGACTACGGTGTCTCCCCGGAAAATCTAAACGAATTCTGGCGGACCGAGACGTTCCACGAGCGGTTCGAGAATCTCGACTCGCCCATATTCATCGACTCCGGCGGGTTCAAATTGATGAACTCTAACACCTTCGGTAAGGCTCCGACCGAAGGCGGGGCCGAGAACGACTGGGGACTGTATACAAATCCCGCGAGTATCCTCGGATTGCAACTGGACTTCGGCAGCGACATTATTGCCACGCTCGATTATCCGATTCCGCCGAAGCTCAATGAGGAGGAGAAGTTCAAGCGAATGGAGCGCAGTATCGAGAGCGCAGTCGACTGTTTACGGATCATCGAAGAGCCGTCGCTGCTAACGGACGGTCAGAGTGACAACGAGCGAGCCAGACGGCACCTCGAGCGGCGGAAGGCTGAAGGAGACGAACCCGGCGTATTCATCGCACTCCACGGGCACGACTATGAGACCATAAACTGGTACGTCGGCAATTTCCTCGAGCAAGTCGACGACGCCGGCCTTGAGCACGCGTTCGAGGGATTCGCGATCGGGTCGCTCGTCCCCCTGCGGAGCAGTATCGACATTTTAGTGGACATTGTTCAGGGTGCGAAAGACGCCATCCCGGCGTCGCGTTCCGACGAGGTGGGACTCCACGTTTTCGGTGTCGGGGGGAAACAGGTGTCTCTGCTCGCCCTTCTCGGCGTCGATTCCTTCGACTGCTCCAGTCACATGCAGACCGCCCAGTATCGCAAGTATCTGTTACCCGATAAGTGGGACAACATCGAACTGGATGACCTCAAGGCACATCTCGGTGACGGCGGTGAATTCCCCTGTGAAATGCGCAACTGTACGCTCTGTGGCCCCGACAGTGCGGTCGAGAGCTACGAGGAGATGATGCAAATCCTCAACAGCGACATGTCCTACGACGAGCGCGAGCGCCGAAAAGAAAACGACGAGTACATCAAAAGTGACTATTACGGCCACCTCGCTAGACACAATTTCGAAGTTTACAACGAGGAACTCTCGCGAGTCCGCGAACAGATCCGACAGGGAACGCTCCTAGATTACGTCATCAAGTTCGCCCGACGGGACGACGAAATCAAGAAGGGACTCAAGCAGGCTCAGCTTCGAAATCAGGGTCTCCAACGCGATATCGAGAAACGAGAAGCATACGACCTCGTCGCAGGGATCGACATTACGAGCGACCAATCGAAACTCTCGAAATTCGGTGCCGGCGTCGACGAGACGACGGAGAATCGAACAATCTCGCTACAGCACAGCCCCAACGACTTCGATGTGCTTGCGCGGGACTACGAACCGCCCGCAGATAGAAAGGTCCTGCTTGTCGTTCCGTGCAGCCAGCAGAAACCCTACTCGGAATCGCGAACGCACTCCGTGTTAGGAGACAAACTCGGCGACCGCCGGGACGACATCCACAAGGTCACAGTCTCGGGAATGTACGGACCGGTCCCGGAGGAGTGCGAATCCGAACAGCCGGTCCTCGAGTACGAGTACGTCCTTGCCAAGGAGGATCACGCCCAGATCGAACTCGTGACCGATCGTCTCGTCGAGTACCTCGAGCGGTACGGTGATCAGTTCGACCACGTCGTCGGCTACGTGACGAGCAAAACCTACCGGCAGGTCATCGAGGACGCATTCGAGCAGTACGGCCGTGGATCTGTCTTCCCACGGGATCCGAAGGCGATGCAACTCACTGAGTTTTTCCGCTCGAGTAATATCAGAGAACTTGTCGAGTACCTTAATACTCAAGTAGCCGAGTCGACGTAG
- a CDS encoding bifunctional RecB family nuclease/DEAD/DEAH box helicase, protein MSGDGISADDRPTIHPSRIAQFYSLNQCPAYLAHEYTDEVVEQFAKQNVEDVPLSPLLEATGTAHERDQLGALLVARVHSIGPADDHLADEFDEHWSGNVDEDAIRLRQRVTERVGDPDARPLVLSQVPVRQKLKAWTVEGAADVVLVEPTARGVRVRVVEIKSATETLTHHKLQAAMYALALEKLFDDIDGVRIDASVTSQELDLASVVTATGGIELDELPRLDRRPLTNDVELLLEHGGTVDQMLHDTDGLPAHQLNATCEGCSHRAKCLAHDVVNQDLALLQLPESTQTVFREHGVTTIADVADLYEIPTDNWDRTPTNYDALEPADPSLVEMLQEEADRSDLSELAQLAHRFRRELEPAYDREWKQRADDGPWPTWLVGTGRNLPDDDPNDDSWDSEWDNYPKRSLVRVYPTVVHDHVRNRVAYLGALVTSSRYEDAGNDPEVVVARPTALPEEPAAKDDEERRLLTDFIEQLAAAVETVAPDIADEDPDYSPGDGYIHLYCWSERQRDHLVDMIKRHPDADGSPALRKLLGLRKEIDQEAVSILTAEFRERHALRYPGLGLVQTVGQFYNGDYDFDWGDTWANDEYDITEVFDQRFFKTALPLEDHGMRVMLDFDQGYTVPDKHYRDGTYPVLERHRDTLPLEYVWASEEFDRLELSDVDDEDTRERIRRYRHYDGPTSPRISLDEIDALVETICHAIHYVERSIGFKDAFTPKELITVGNLTEEAFEETALQRACTEYQQLNHGARKETLEAQYRRPLQQRVIDGDAVAFECTHTPAAGETTIRGDVIRDVGHGTSSSNTAPLSISPGDWVVVTPLEEADGRLVETPAKPEYYANSTLAVVERVDNDTVSLFSVWDDGDWPRSTDPNMTWHYGWTSDESAAADADHFVSQRGRRYDTTLIQRGKRFVVDPAVDDYAAYRSRKALANAEENVVHNRLVSVYEDHDPTALQEFVCSDDQVDEFLTAFDTAMPDEINDRQASFVREVDHTVTALQGPPGTGKTSYAAAPAVLSRAYAHGPGFNGLCAAHSNTAVDELVDDVVEALRRLETENLLEDLSLIRVRSSLTYRETPPNVTDLHYRDDREELLDLFDETMNDDSRVIVFATPVTIRNALNNVVTEKSDAHGTVEELMADGQSRLFHATLVDEASMMDLPVLFLVGAFLRSDGQLMLVGDHRQMQPIQAHDWEEEDRQPIEEHTPALSVLDFVRFLRGDVGADLSYLEREPPEWNDPDAVLPMERLTVTYRLPQPVADLETDLFYSRDDISLESGVDNSTIPDVRETLDSGWLRAALDPDPRVTLIVHDENQARRESPLEAAITRRVVDALPTSHPTESGSPQAVSAGVVVPFRLQRRRLRYELARHVQVDTVEKFQGGERDVIVLSMTAGNQGYVNALADFLLDPNRFNVGASRMRQKLVIIASKSLFRAGSTDASEYAEQKSWKLLYDGLVRGEAPAATATLDGKDVPALESRAVDLSIYTGFADQEN, encoded by the coding sequence ATGAGTGGCGACGGAATCTCGGCGGACGATCGCCCAACGATCCATCCTAGTCGCATCGCACAGTTCTATAGTCTCAACCAGTGTCCCGCCTACCTGGCACACGAGTACACCGATGAAGTCGTCGAGCAGTTCGCGAAACAGAATGTCGAGGACGTGCCGCTGAGTCCGCTTCTCGAGGCGACGGGCACGGCGCACGAACGCGATCAGCTTGGTGCACTGCTGGTCGCCCGCGTCCATTCAATCGGTCCGGCCGATGATCATCTCGCCGACGAGTTCGACGAACATTGGAGCGGGAATGTCGATGAAGACGCGATCCGCCTGCGTCAGCGAGTCACGGAACGAGTAGGCGACCCCGATGCGAGACCGCTTGTCCTCTCACAAGTCCCCGTCAGACAGAAGCTCAAGGCCTGGACGGTCGAGGGTGCCGCCGACGTCGTCCTCGTCGAGCCGACTGCACGGGGTGTCCGTGTCCGAGTAGTCGAGATTAAGTCGGCAACGGAGACGCTTACCCACCACAAATTACAGGCAGCGATGTACGCACTCGCGCTCGAGAAGCTGTTCGATGACATCGACGGAGTGCGAATTGACGCATCAGTGACCTCCCAGGAACTGGACCTGGCGTCCGTTGTGACGGCAACCGGCGGCATAGAACTCGACGAGCTACCCAGGCTCGATCGCCGCCCGCTAACGAACGATGTCGAACTACTGCTGGAGCACGGTGGAACGGTCGACCAGATGCTCCATGATACCGACGGACTGCCAGCACATCAGCTGAACGCAACCTGCGAGGGCTGTTCCCACCGTGCGAAGTGTCTCGCTCACGACGTGGTCAACCAAGATTTAGCCCTGCTCCAGCTCCCCGAGAGCACGCAAACAGTATTCCGAGAACATGGCGTCACGACGATCGCCGATGTCGCCGATCTCTACGAGATACCGACGGATAACTGGGATCGGACGCCGACGAACTACGACGCTCTCGAGCCAGCGGATCCGTCGCTGGTCGAGATGTTGCAGGAGGAGGCGGACAGATCCGATCTCAGCGAACTCGCCCAGCTCGCTCACCGGTTCCGACGGGAACTCGAGCCGGCGTACGACCGTGAGTGGAAACAACGGGCCGACGACGGCCCGTGGCCGACTTGGTTGGTCGGGACTGGCCGGAACCTCCCAGATGACGACCCGAACGACGATAGCTGGGATAGCGAATGGGACAACTATCCAAAGCGGTCGCTCGTTCGCGTTTATCCAACGGTCGTCCACGACCACGTCCGGAACCGTGTCGCCTATCTCGGAGCTCTGGTCACGTCGTCGCGCTACGAGGACGCTGGCAACGACCCTGAGGTGGTGGTCGCCCGGCCGACTGCGCTGCCCGAGGAACCAGCAGCGAAGGACGATGAGGAGCGCCGTCTTCTGACGGACTTCATCGAGCAGTTAGCAGCGGCCGTCGAGACGGTCGCACCCGATATCGCAGACGAAGACCCAGACTATAGTCCTGGTGACGGGTACATACATCTCTATTGCTGGAGCGAACGCCAGCGTGACCACCTCGTCGATATGATCAAGCGCCATCCTGACGCCGACGGGAGTCCTGCGCTCCGAAAGCTACTGGGCCTCCGGAAGGAGATCGACCAAGAAGCGGTCAGCATTCTCACAGCCGAGTTCCGCGAGCGTCATGCATTGCGTTACCCCGGTCTCGGACTCGTCCAGACGGTAGGACAGTTCTACAACGGAGATTACGATTTCGATTGGGGAGATACCTGGGCCAACGACGAATACGACATCACAGAGGTTTTCGACCAGCGATTCTTCAAAACTGCCTTACCTCTCGAGGACCACGGAATGCGGGTCATGCTCGATTTCGACCAGGGGTACACTGTTCCCGATAAACACTACCGAGACGGAACGTACCCGGTCTTAGAGCGCCACCGCGATACGCTCCCCCTCGAGTACGTCTGGGCGAGCGAGGAGTTCGACCGGCTCGAACTGTCGGACGTCGACGACGAGGACACGAGAGAACGTATCCGACGGTATCGACACTACGATGGGCCGACATCGCCACGCATCTCGCTGGACGAAATCGACGCGCTCGTCGAGACTATCTGTCACGCCATCCACTACGTCGAACGGTCGATCGGATTCAAGGACGCGTTCACGCCGAAAGAGCTGATCACAGTCGGGAATCTCACCGAAGAGGCGTTCGAGGAGACGGCACTTCAGCGGGCCTGCACCGAGTACCAGCAGCTCAACCACGGTGCGAGAAAAGAAACGTTAGAGGCTCAGTACCGCCGGCCGCTCCAACAGCGAGTCATCGACGGCGATGCCGTCGCGTTCGAGTGTACACATACGCCCGCCGCCGGTGAGACGACGATCCGCGGCGATGTCATTAGAGATGTCGGCCACGGAACCTCGTCAAGCAACACTGCACCGCTGTCGATAAGCCCGGGTGATTGGGTCGTCGTCACGCCGCTCGAGGAAGCGGATGGCCGACTCGTAGAAACGCCGGCGAAGCCAGAGTACTACGCTAATTCGACGCTCGCCGTCGTGGAACGGGTCGACAACGACACCGTCTCGCTGTTCTCTGTCTGGGACGACGGCGATTGGCCGCGCTCGACGGACCCGAACATGACCTGGCACTACGGTTGGACATCCGACGAGAGCGCCGCGGCCGACGCTGATCACTTCGTCAGCCAGCGGGGGAGACGATACGATACGACGCTAATTCAACGCGGTAAGCGGTTCGTCGTTGATCCAGCCGTCGACGACTACGCGGCTTATCGCTCTCGAAAGGCGCTGGCCAACGCCGAAGAGAACGTTGTTCATAATCGTCTCGTCTCGGTCTACGAGGATCACGACCCGACTGCGCTCCAAGAGTTCGTGTGCTCGGACGACCAAGTCGATGAGTTCCTGACGGCGTTCGATACCGCGATGCCCGACGAAATCAACGACAGGCAGGCGTCGTTCGTCCGCGAAGTCGACCATACCGTGACCGCACTGCAGGGGCCACCGGGGACCGGCAAGACGAGCTACGCCGCTGCACCGGCCGTGTTATCGCGGGCGTACGCCCACGGACCGGGATTCAACGGCCTCTGTGCTGCCCACTCGAACACGGCAGTCGACGAACTAGTCGACGACGTGGTCGAGGCGTTACGACGCCTCGAGACGGAGAACCTGCTGGAGGATCTTTCCCTCATTCGAGTCCGGTCGTCCCTGACGTACCGAGAGACTCCGCCGAACGTCACGGACCTCCACTACCGCGACGACCGAGAGGAACTGCTGGACCTGTTCGACGAGACGATGAACGACGATTCACGGGTCATCGTGTTCGCGACGCCGGTTACGATTCGTAACGCACTTAACAACGTAGTTACGGAGAAAAGTGACGCCCACGGCACCGTCGAGGAGTTGATGGCCGACGGCCAATCTCGACTGTTCCACGCGACGCTGGTTGACGAGGCCAGTATGATGGATCTACCGGTACTGTTCCTCGTCGGGGCGTTTCTCCGTAGCGACGGTCAGCTCATGCTCGTCGGCGACCACCGGCAGATGCAACCGATTCAGGCTCACGACTGGGAGGAGGAGGACCGCCAGCCGATCGAAGAACACACACCCGCATTGTCGGTACTCGATTTCGTCCGATTCCTTCGCGGTGATGTCGGAGCCGACCTTTCGTATCTCGAGCGGGAGCCGCCCGAGTGGAACGACCCCGATGCCGTATTGCCGATGGAACGGCTCACGGTCACCTACCGCTTGCCACAGCCGGTGGCCGACCTCGAGACCGATCTGTTCTACAGTCGAGACGATATCTCGCTGGAGAGCGGCGTCGACAATTCGACGATACCTGACGTCCGTGAGACGCTCGACAGCGGCTGGTTACGTGCTGCACTCGATCCCGACCCGCGGGTGACGCTCATCGTCCACGATGAAAACCAGGCACGGCGCGAGAGCCCTCTCGAGGCGGCTATTACCCGCCGCGTCGTCGACGCACTCCCGACGAGCCATCCGACCGAGAGCGGATCACCACAGGCGGTGAGCGCCGGCGTCGTGGTGCCGTTCCGCCTGCAGCGGCGCCGACTCCGATACGAACTCGCTCGCCACGTTCAGGTCGATACCGTCGAGAAGTTCCAAGGCGGTGAACGGGACGTAATCGTCCTCTCGATGACGGCCGGTAATCAGGGGTACGTCAACGCGCTCGCTGACTTCCTCCTTGACCCTAACCGGTTCAACGTCGGGGCCAGCCGTATGCGACAGAAGTTGGTCATCATCGCCTCGAAGTCGCTGTTTCGGGCCGGGTCGACTGACGCGAGCGAGTATGCCGAACAGAAGTCCTGGAAACTACTTTACGACGGACTCGTTCGCGGTGAGGCCCCGGCTGCGACCGCCACGCTTGATGGGAAAGATGTCCCAGCACTCGAGAGTCGAGCAGTCGACCTTTCGATATACACTGGCTTCGCCGACCAGGAGAACTAA